One region of Asterias rubens chromosome 5, eAstRub1.3, whole genome shotgun sequence genomic DNA includes:
- the LOC117290445 gene encoding vacuolar protein sorting-associated protein 29 isoform X1, whose protein sequence is MLVLVLGDLHIPHRKSGLPAKFKKLLVPGKIQHILCTGNLCTKESYDYLKTLASDVHIVRGDFDENVSYPEQKVVTVGQFRIGLCHGHQVIPWGDVESLAMVQRQLDVDILISGHTHKFEAFEHENKFYINPGSATGAFNALESSISPSFVLMDIQASTVVTYVYQLMGDDVKVERIEYKKN, encoded by the exons ATG TTGGTGCTTGTGTTAGGAGACCTACACATTCCACATCGGAAAAGTGGCCTTCCAGCTAAGTTTAAGAAGCTCCTTGTTCCAGGCAAAATCCAGCACATATTATGTACAGGCAATCTGTGTACTAAAGAGTCCTATGACTACCTGAAAACACTTGCCAGTGATGTACATATTGTCAGGGGAGATTTTGATGAG AACGTGTCGTATCCAGAGCAGAAGGTGGTGACAGTTGGTCAGTTTCGTATTGGGTTGTGCCATGGTCATCAGGTCATACCGTGGGGTGATGTAGAGAGTCTTGCCATGGTACAGAGGCAACTAGATGTAGACATCCTTATCTCAGGACACACGCACAAATTTGAAGCATTTGAACATGAGAATAAATTCTACATCAATCCTGGATCAGCAACGGGGGCTTTTAATGCATTAGAAAG TAGTATCAGCCCTTCGTTTGTCCTGATGGATATTCAAGCATCCACAGTGGTTACCTATGTCTATCAACTCATGGGAGATGATGTCAAAGTAGAGAGGATAGAATATAAGAAGAACTAG
- the LOC117290445 gene encoding vacuolar protein sorting-associated protein 29 isoform X2 → MLVLVLGDLHIPHRKSGLPAKFKKLLVPGKIQHILCTGNLCTKESYDYLKTLASDVHIVRGDFDENVSYPEQKVVTVGQFRIGLCHGHQVIPWGDVESLAMVQRQLDVDILISGHTHKFEAFEHENKFYINPGSATGAFNALESISPSFVLMDIQASTVVTYVYQLMGDDVKVERIEYKKN, encoded by the exons ATG TTGGTGCTTGTGTTAGGAGACCTACACATTCCACATCGGAAAAGTGGCCTTCCAGCTAAGTTTAAGAAGCTCCTTGTTCCAGGCAAAATCCAGCACATATTATGTACAGGCAATCTGTGTACTAAAGAGTCCTATGACTACCTGAAAACACTTGCCAGTGATGTACATATTGTCAGGGGAGATTTTGATGAG AACGTGTCGTATCCAGAGCAGAAGGTGGTGACAGTTGGTCAGTTTCGTATTGGGTTGTGCCATGGTCATCAGGTCATACCGTGGGGTGATGTAGAGAGTCTTGCCATGGTACAGAGGCAACTAGATGTAGACATCCTTATCTCAGGACACACGCACAAATTTGAAGCATTTGAACATGAGAATAAATTCTACATCAATCCTGGATCAGCAACGGGGGCTTTTAATGCATTAGAAAG TATCAGCCCTTCGTTTGTCCTGATGGATATTCAAGCATCCACAGTGGTTACCTATGTCTATCAACTCATGGGAGATGATGTCAAAGTAGAGAGGATAGAATATAAGAAGAACTAG
- the LOC117290584 gene encoding protein FAM216A-like, with amino-acid sequence MSTSGRSSSAKRSASRHQQSPGASQSSGVLLPRRPKQHNHQPSLRKHRRSHTAPQYTERSLSSCSSSSIQSGEETNRSSCSSDNGQDATEPTYSCHISCRVSPDKPEHFEFFKPYSVYRAPLKQSKSLPSCFSDSYTMQHPDLDNGQKTYLWHTASVYSMSNMKALQQRRYKQLLQHQVDIGFHTQEECDRYLQYLLKARKRQFIADPSVWREPPKIPVRQKSSTLPRPSRAKSHRDYRYYPRGYEDTKGQRAEEDGRESRQEKNVDEREDQSQEATDEGKGHIETGGHDDSKGQTEVKGKDDVEKDEGKEGGPQETDAKSDSDDDDKLSESMQGVSLYYDPQRKTTVTRGKKEKDGKAQENSGDEDGQQKSEAAKTSHQNCFWGSH; translated from the exons ATGTCAACATCAGGAAGGTCGAGCAGTGCCAAAAG GTCGGCCAGCAGACACCAGCAGTCACCAGGGGCTTCACAGTCTAGTGGAGTCCTTCTACCCAGACGACCAAAACAACACAACCATCAG CCATCTTTAAGGAAGCATAGGCGATCCCATACAGCCCCACAGTACACAGAGCGTAGTCTGAGCTCATGCAGTAGTTCATCCATTCAGagtggagaagagactaaccgCTCTTCTTGTTCATCTGATAATG GGCAAGATGCCACCGAGCCGACTTATTCTTGCCATATCTCTTGCCGAGTATCCCCTGACAAGCCTGAACACTTTGAGTTTTTCAAACCGTACTCCGTCTACCGTGCCCCCCTGAAGCAATCCAAGAGCCTTCCATCCTGTTTCTCTGATAGCTACACAATGCAGCATCCTGACTTGGATAATGGTCAGAAGACGTATCTGTGGCATACAGCGTCGGTGTATAGTATGAGCAACATGAAGGCTTTGCAGCAGAGACGCTACAAGCAGCTACTGCAACATCAAGTTGATATTG GGTTCCACACCCAAGAGGAATGTGATCGCTATCTGCAGTATCTTCTTAAAGCTCGGAAGCGTCAGTTCATAGCAGACCCAAGTGTATGGAGAGAACCGCCTAAAATTCCCGTCAGGCAGAAATCTTCCACCCTCCCACGACCTTCAAGAGCCAAATCCCATCGGGACTACAGATACTACCCCAGGGGATATGAAGACACCAAGGGGCAGCGGGCGGAGGAGGATGGTAGAGAAAGTCGTCAAGAGAAGAATGTAGATGAAAGAGAGGATCAAAGTCAGGAAGCTACTGATGAGGGCAAAGGTCATATTGAAACTGGAGGTCATGATGACAGTAAAGGTCAGACAGAGGTCAAAGGTAAAGATGATGTTGAAAAGGATGAAGGGAAGGAAGGTGGTCCGCAGGAAACTGATGCGAAGTCAGATTCTGACGACGATGATAAGCTTTCAGAGTCGATGCAAGGAGTGTCGCTGTACTATGACCCACAACGGAAGACAACTGTTACCCGTGGCAAGAAGGAGAAAGACGGAAAGGCTCAAGAAAATTCTGGTGATGAGGACGGGCAACAAAAATCCGAAGCAGCCAAAACAAGTCATCAAAACTGCTTTTGGGGATCCCATTGA